The Trichoplusia ni isolate ovarian cell line Hi5 chromosome 17, tn1, whole genome shotgun sequence genome includes a region encoding these proteins:
- the LOC113502621 gene encoding DNA-binding protein Ets97D isoform X1, with translation MEVTDLNELLNVRSIKMEQGDTGFDENAVEADPLSIIPQYVTESDLGLMQTGSEMLQTPLAVFSDTPDEDDTMQSTESSDEVIVQLMDIRTNLSRLRAMLERRLGLDLSDYTFWLQNAKMLENHKTLVEQCIRGEGVVQVNIQIRASERKINILDVLKPDEELVQLPNQMDEDFLELEEQLPVTEHLAERVEEAESQASHAAAVKWVVDAQFKSEHRIRIPDDPAEWSVQHVKLWIQWAVRRFNLIGIKLSDWNISGDELCTISNVEFKAKVPSDPGDIFWTHFELLRKCKFIAVIQNDEQPVKDPLEVPQSAIKKKPKQVVLRQSEEDMSSYMTSRNGNNGQIQLWQFLLELLTSAEYFDVIRWHGTEGEFKLLEPERVARLWGARKHKPAMNYEKLSRALRYYYDGDMIAKVAGKRFVYKFVCDLQQLLGYGAGELADLVKEVYESKLHLKPTEDMLPMKTYSKHSVYSNDTQS, from the exons ATGGAAGTGACGGATCTAAACGAATTGCTAAATGTTCGGTCTATAAAAATGGAACAGGGAGATACAGGTTTTGATGAAAATGCTGTAGAAGCTGACCCTTTATCAATTATTCCTCAATATGTTACTGAATCGGACTTgg GTCTTATGCAAACTGGTAGCGAGATGTTACAAACACCGCTAGCGGTCTTCTCCGATACCCCGGATGAAGATGATACCATGCAAAGTACAGAATCTAGTG ATGAGGTCATAGTACAACTAATGGATATAAGAACTAATCTCTCGCGGCTCAGAGCTATGCTAGAGAGGAGACTCGGTCTAGACCTATCTGACTACACATTCTGGCTGCAGAATGCTAAGATG CTAGAAAACCACAAGACTTTGGTGGAACAATGTATAAGAGGTGAGGGTGTGGTACAAGTGAACATACAGATCAGGGCATCGGAGAGGAAGATCAACATCCTGGATGTTCTGAAGCCGGATGAGGAGCTGGTGCAACTGCCCAACCAGATGGATGAAGATT TTCTAGAGTTAGAGGAACAGCTGCCGGTGACAGAGCATCTGGCGGAGAGGGTGGAAGAAGCGGAGAGTCAAGCTTCGCACGCCGCGGCCGTCAAGTGGGTGGTGGACGCGCAGTTCAAGAGCGAGCACCGGATACGGATACCAGATGATCCAGCTGAATG GTCAGTCCAGCATGTCAAGTTATGGATCCAGTGGGCTGTCCGTCGGTTCAATCTCATCGGTATTAAACTATCTGACTGGAATATAAGCGGGGATGAACTGTGTACCATAAGCAATGTGGaatttaa agcGAAAGTACCATCAGATCCAGGAGACATATTTTGGACACATTTCGAATTACTTAGAAAATGCAAGTTTATAG CGGTCATACAGAACGATGAACAACCAGTCAAAGATCCTTTAGAAGTACCGCAGTCGGCCATCAAGAAGAAACCGAAGCAG GTAGTACTCCGTCAATCGGAAGAGGATATGTCGTCATACATGACGTCACGGAACGGCAACAACGGCCAGATTCAGCTGTGGCAGTTCCTATTGGAGCTTCTGACGAGTGCAGAGTATTTTGATGTTATACGATGGCATG GCACGGAGGGCGAGTTCAAGCTGCTGGAGCCGGAGCGCGTGGCGCGGCTGTGGGGCGCGCGCAAGCACAAGCCCGCCATGAACTACGAGAAGCTCTCGCGCGCGCTGCGCTACTACTACGACGGGGACATGATCGCCAAGGTGGCCGGCAAGAG ATTTGTCTACAAATTCGTTTGCGATCTACAACAATTACTCGGCTACGGCGCCGGCGAGTTAGCCGACTTGGTAAAAGAGGTATATGAGTCTAAACTACATTTGAAACCGACTGAAGACATGCTCCCAATGAAGACGTATTCTAAACACTCTGTATACTCAAACGATACTCAAAGTTAA
- the LOC113502620 gene encoding fatty acyl-CoA reductase wat-like, producing MDPAVEIELRVRRLQEPMNAVIDLGTSPVQKYYEDTTVFITGGSGFLGKALVEKLFRACKIKKVFLLLRSKKGKTAQERLTEVLQDPAFDLVREKQPRFAERIVPVSGDATEPRLGLSDKDWNTLTKEVELIFHMAATVRFDEPLKVAANINVGGTLKVVELAKSCTKLKQFIHVSTAYTHATRERVGKEVKEQFYPCPMSPKMFMDLVESLEEERLNDITPELIKGWPNTYTFTKALAEHVVRDAGADMPVCVVKPPIVLPAMYEPHPGWLEKSCLGGPSGIVLGVGLGVIHVIYVDLENKLATIPLEYVNNAIIGAAWDSTERQKEGSKEIPIYMVSNEEALVNWGYYSKLLNTVCRPIATPIALWYCYLIETKNALAYWLLSWFLHYIPAYVMDGICAIIGKRPEGITSFVKVFEKIDKKVSAYTYFLTNSWKFRDHNVKAMISRMTENDRAIFNCNVNNIDVDEHTLAWCVGIRKYILKDGLKDSAQGERKQNMLWIANMVFIAVYGYGLLYLARTILCLICYFFRLFV from the exons ATGGATCCGGCGGTAGAAATAGAGTTGCGAGTGCGTCGACTGCAGGAGCCGATGAATGCTGTGATAGACCTGGGCACCTCTCCCGTCCAGAAGTATTATGAGGATACCACCGTCTTCATCACGGGGGGCTCCGGCTTCCTCGGGAAGGCTCTCGTGGAGAAACTCTTCAG AGCCTgtaaaattaagaaagtgtTCTTACTCCTCCGATCTAAGAAGGGCAAGACGGCTCAAGAGAGGTTGACTGAAGTATTACAAGATCCT gcTTTTGACCTGGTGAGAGAGAAGCAGCCCAGGTTTGCGGAGCGCATCGTGCCGGTGTCCGGGGACGCGACCGAGCCCAGACTGGGGCTGTCTGATAAGGACTGGAACACACTCACTAAGGAG GTTGAGTTAATATTTCATATGGCAGCTACAGTACGATTCGATGAACCGCTCAAAGTGGCAGCCAATATCAACGTGGGGGGGACTCTTAAAGTTGTGGAGTTAGCCAAGAGCTGCACCAAACTCAA ACAATTTATCCACGTGTCTACGGCATACACTCATGCTACCAGAGAGAGAGTCGGCAAAGAAGTGAAGGAGCAGTTCTATCCGTGCCCCATGAGTCCAAAAATGTTCATGGACCTGGTAGAGTCATTGGAAGAGGAACGTCTCAATGATATCACACCAGA GTTGATCAAGGGCTGGCCGAACACGTACACATTCACGAAGGCGCTAGCTGAGCACGTGGTCCGCGATGCTGGCGCTGACATGCCTGTTTGTGTCGTGAAGCCTCCCATAG ttctTCCTGCTATGTACGAGCCACACCCTGGATGGCTGGAAAAGTCATGTTTAGGAGGACCCAGTGGA ATTGTTTTGGGCGTGGGTTTGGGTGTAATACACGTGATTTACGTCGATCTAGAAAACAAATTGGCAACTATACCACTTGAATATGTCAACAACGCGATTATAGGAGCTGCTTGGGACTCGACAGAGCGACAGAAAGAAGGAAGTAAagaaatacctatatatatggTATCAAACGAAGAAGCGCTTGTTAATTGGG GATATTACAGTAAGCTTCTGAACACCGTCTGCCGACCGATAGCTACGCCCATAGCTTTGTGGTACTGTTACTTAATAGAGACCAAAAATGCCCTGGCCTACTGGTTGTTAAGCTGGTTCCTGCATTACATACCAGCCTATGTTATGGATGGTATCTGCGCTATTATTGGAAAGAGACCGGAAGGAATTACTTC ATTCGTAAAAGTTTTCGAAAAGATCGATAAAAAAGTGAGTGCCTACACATACTTTTTGACAAATTCCTGGAAATTCAGGGACCATAACGTCAAAGCGATGATCTCCCGAATGACAGAAAACGACAGAGcgatatttaattgtaatgtaaacaatattGATGTCGATGAGCACACGTTGGCTTGGTGTGTGGGTATACGAAAGTACATCTTGAAAGATGGGCTTAAAGACAGTGCCCAAGGCGAGAGAAAACAGAACATGCTGTGGATAGCCAATATGGTGTTTATTGCTGTCTATGGCTACGGTCTATTGTACCTTGCGAGGACtatattgtgtttaatttgCTACTTCTTTagattatttgtataa
- the LOC113502621 gene encoding DNA-binding protein Ets97D isoform X2, whose product MEVTDLNELLNVRSIKMEQGDTGFDENAVEADPLSIIPQYVTESDLGLMQTGSEMLQTPLAVFSDTPDEDDTMQSTESSDEVIVQLMDIRTNLSRLRAMLERRLGLDLSDYTFWLQNAKMLENHKTLVEQCIRGEGVVQVNIQIRASERKINILDVLKPDEELVQLPNQMDEDFLELEEQLPVTEHLAERVEEAESQASHAAAVKWVVDAQFKSEHRIRIPDDPAEWSVQHVKLWIQWAVRRFNLIGIKLSDWNISGDELCTISNVEFKAKVPSDPGDIFWTHFELLRKCKFIAVIQNDEQPVKDPLEVPQSAIKKKPKQVVLRQSEEDMSSYMTSRNGNNGQIQLWQFLLELLTSAEYFDVIRWHGTEGEFKLLEPERVARLWGARKHKPAMNYEKLSRALRYYYDGDMIAKVAGKSVFSLMF is encoded by the exons ATGGAAGTGACGGATCTAAACGAATTGCTAAATGTTCGGTCTATAAAAATGGAACAGGGAGATACAGGTTTTGATGAAAATGCTGTAGAAGCTGACCCTTTATCAATTATTCCTCAATATGTTACTGAATCGGACTTgg GTCTTATGCAAACTGGTAGCGAGATGTTACAAACACCGCTAGCGGTCTTCTCCGATACCCCGGATGAAGATGATACCATGCAAAGTACAGAATCTAGTG ATGAGGTCATAGTACAACTAATGGATATAAGAACTAATCTCTCGCGGCTCAGAGCTATGCTAGAGAGGAGACTCGGTCTAGACCTATCTGACTACACATTCTGGCTGCAGAATGCTAAGATG CTAGAAAACCACAAGACTTTGGTGGAACAATGTATAAGAGGTGAGGGTGTGGTACAAGTGAACATACAGATCAGGGCATCGGAGAGGAAGATCAACATCCTGGATGTTCTGAAGCCGGATGAGGAGCTGGTGCAACTGCCCAACCAGATGGATGAAGATT TTCTAGAGTTAGAGGAACAGCTGCCGGTGACAGAGCATCTGGCGGAGAGGGTGGAAGAAGCGGAGAGTCAAGCTTCGCACGCCGCGGCCGTCAAGTGGGTGGTGGACGCGCAGTTCAAGAGCGAGCACCGGATACGGATACCAGATGATCCAGCTGAATG GTCAGTCCAGCATGTCAAGTTATGGATCCAGTGGGCTGTCCGTCGGTTCAATCTCATCGGTATTAAACTATCTGACTGGAATATAAGCGGGGATGAACTGTGTACCATAAGCAATGTGGaatttaa agcGAAAGTACCATCAGATCCAGGAGACATATTTTGGACACATTTCGAATTACTTAGAAAATGCAAGTTTATAG CGGTCATACAGAACGATGAACAACCAGTCAAAGATCCTTTAGAAGTACCGCAGTCGGCCATCAAGAAGAAACCGAAGCAG GTAGTACTCCGTCAATCGGAAGAGGATATGTCGTCATACATGACGTCACGGAACGGCAACAACGGCCAGATTCAGCTGTGGCAGTTCCTATTGGAGCTTCTGACGAGTGCAGAGTATTTTGATGTTATACGATGGCATG GCACGGAGGGCGAGTTCAAGCTGCTGGAGCCGGAGCGCGTGGCGCGGCTGTGGGGCGCGCGCAAGCACAAGCCCGCCATGAACTACGAGAAGCTCTCGCGCGCGCTGCGCTACTACTACGACGGGGACATGATCGCCAAGGTGGCCGGCAAGAG TGTATTTAgcttaatgttttaa